From the Thunnus albacares chromosome 24, fThuAlb1.1, whole genome shotgun sequence genome, one window contains:
- the ddx3xb gene encoding DEAD-box helicase 3 X-linked b isoform X7, whose amino-acid sequence MSHVAVENVHGLEQQLAVLDLTAADGQGGGTNRKQPTCFYASKNAGNAFAAGRQGGYTIAPAANYGWDGGRNNFVNGYHDNRMGGGNTFNRGPPRMERGRGGVGGGGYRGNRGGAFNPINPAQPMGFGGYENKDAGGWNTAKDAYSSFGNNRGKSAFFNDRGNANRGRFDHGGFGGGGGGGNSRWVEESRDDGDWSKPTPRNERLEHELFSGSNTGINFEKYDDIPVEATGQNCPHHIESFQDVDMGEIVMGNIALSRYTRPTPVQKYAIPIVKSKRDLMACAQTGSGKTAAFLLPILSQIYTEGPGEALTAAKANGQENGKYGRRKQYPISLVLAPTRELALQIYDEARKFSYRSRVRPCVVYGGADIGQQIRDLERGCHLLVATPGRLVDMMERGKIGLDYCNYLVLDEADRMLDMGFEPQIRRIVEQDTMPPKGIRQTMMFSATFPKEIQILARDFLDEYIFLAVGRVGSTSENITQKVVWVEESDKRSFLLDLLSATVIPSEVQDNTGDNIEKPGKDSLTLVFVETKKGADALEDFLYREGYACTSIHGDRSQRDREEALNQFRSGKCPILVATAVAARGLDISNVKHVINFDLPSDIEEYVHRIGRTGRVGNLGLATSFFNDKNGNITKDLLDILVEAKQEVPSWLESLAYEHQHKSSNRGRSKRFSGGFGARDYRQTAAGGNAGAFVGRGGRNQAGHGGNRGFGGGGFGNFYNSDGYGGNYSHSQVDWWGN is encoded by the exons ATGAGTCATGTGGCCGTCGAAAATGTCCACGGTCTAGAGCAGCAG CTCGCTGTCCTAGACTTGACCGCAGCAGACGGGCAGGGGGGAGGCACCAACCGTAAGCAGCCaacatgttttt ACGCTTCCAAAAATG CAGGAAATGCCTTTGCTGCTGGTCGACAGGGTGGCTACACCATAGCACCTGCAGCCAACT ATGGCTGGGACGGGGGGCGCAACAACTTTGTTAACGGCTACCATGACAACCGCATGGGGGGCGGCAACACGTTCAACCGCGGCCCGCCTCGCATGGAACGGGGCCGAGGTGGCGTCGGAGGAGGTGGTTACCGCGGCAACAGGGGCGGAGCCTTCAACCCCATCAACCCAGCTCAGCCAATGGGCTTCGGTGGCTACGAAAATAAAG ACGCAGGCGGCTGGAACACTGCCAAAGACGCCTATAGCAGTTTTGGCAACAACCGAGGAAAGTCTGCGTTCTTCAATGACAGAGGCAATGCTAACAGAGGGAG gTTCGATCACGGTGGAtttggtggtggaggaggaggaggaaacagccGCTGGGTGGAGGAGTCTAGAGATGACGGAGACTGGTCCAAACCAACGCCACGTAACGAACGCCTTGAACA TGAGTTGTTCTCCGGTAGTAACACTGGGATTAACTTTGAGAAATACGATGACATTCCTGTTGAGGCCACAGGACAGAACTGCCCTCATCACATCGAGAGT TTCCAAGATGTAGACATGGGTGAGATTGTGATGGGTAACATTGCTCTGAGTCGCTACACCAGACCAACCCCGGTCCAGAAATATGCCATTCCTATTGTCAAGTCCAAGCGAGACCTCATGGCCTGTGCACAGACAG GTTCTGGGAAGACAGCAGCGTTCCTGCTGCCCATTCTCAGCCAGATCTACACTGAGGGACCAGGAGAAGCTCTTACTGCAGCTAAAGCCAATGGACAG GAGAATGGAAAGTATGGGCGTCGTAAGCAATACCCCATCTCCCTGGTACTGGCTCCGACCAGAGAACTGGCACTGCAGATATACGATGAAGCCAGGAag TTTTCCTACCGCTCCAGAGTGCGTCCCTGTGTTGTGTACGGAGGAGCGGACATCGGCCAGCAGATCAGAGATCTGGAGAGAggctgccacctgctggtggCCACACCTGGAAGACTGGTGGACATGATGGAGAGGGGCAAGATTGGACTGGACTACTGCAA CTATCTTGTCCTGGATGAGGCTGATCGTATGTTGGACATGGGCTTTGAACCACAGATAAGACGCATCGTTGAACAGGACACCATGCCTCCTAAAGGCATCCGACAGACCATGATGTTCAGCGCTACCTTTCCTAAAGAGATCCAG ATCCTGGCCAGGGATTTCCTGGATGAGTACATCTTCCTGGCGGTAGGCAGAGTTGGTTCCACCTCAGAGAACATCACTCAGAAAGTAGTGTGGGTGGAAGAGAGCGATAAGAGGTCTTTTCTCCTGGACCTGCTCAGCGCTACAG TCATCCCCAGCGAGGTACAGGACAATACTGGAGACAACATAGAGAAACCTG GTAAGGACTCGTTGACTCTGGTGTTTGTGGAGACCAAGAAAGGTGCTGACGCTTTGGAGGACTTTCTGTATCGGGAAGGCTACGCCTGCACCAGTATCCATGGTGACCGCtcccagagagacagagaggaggccCTAAACCAGTTCAGATCAGGAAAATGCCCCATTTTGGTGGCCACAGCG GTAGCAGCTCGGGGTCTGGACATCTCCAATGTGAAACATGTCATTAACTTTGACCTGCCAAGCGACATAGAGGAGTATGTCCACCGTATTGGACGTACAGGACGAGTAGGAAACCTTG GACTGGCCACATCGTTCTTCAATGACAAGAATGGGAACATTACTAAAGACCTGCTGGACATCCTGGTAGAGGCCAAACAGGAGGTTCCCTCATGGCTTGAGAGCCTGGCTTATGAACACCAGCACAAGAGCAGCAACAGAGGACGCTCTAAGAG GTTCTCTGGTGGTTTTGGAGCACGTGATTACCGCCAGACAGCTGCCGGAGGCAACGCTGGAGCGTTTGTAGGACGTGGAGGTCGTAACCAGGCAGGACATGGCGGAAACCGTGGCtttggaggag GTGGTTTCGGTAACTTCTACAACAGCGACGGCTATGGAGGCAACTACTCACACTCTCAAGTTGACTGGTGGGGCAACTAG
- the ddx3xb gene encoding DEAD-box helicase 3 X-linked b isoform X3 — translation MSHVAVENVHGLEQQLAVLDLTAADGQGGGTNRKQPTCFWRYIPPHLRNKDASKNAGNAFAAGRQGGYTIAPAANYGWDGGRNNFVNGYHDNRMGGGNTFNRGPPRMERGRGGVGGGGYRGNRGGAFNPINPAQPMGFGGYENKGGWNTAKDAYSSFGNNRGKSAFFNDRGNANRGRFDHGGFGGGGGGGNSRWVEESRDDGDWSKPTPRNERLEHELFSGSNTGINFEKYDDIPVEATGQNCPHHIESFQDVDMGEIVMGNIALSRYTRPTPVQKYAIPIVKSKRDLMACAQTGSGKTAAFLLPILSQIYTEGPGEALTAAKANGQENGKYGRRKQYPISLVLAPTRELALQIYDEARKFSYRSRVRPCVVYGGADIGQQIRDLERGCHLLVATPGRLVDMMERGKIGLDYCNYLVLDEADRMLDMGFEPQIRRIVEQDTMPPKGIRQTMMFSATFPKEIQILARDFLDEYIFLAVGRVGSTSENITQKVVWVEESDKRSFLLDLLSATVIPSEVQDNTGDNIEKPGKDSLTLVFVETKKGADALEDFLYREGYACTSIHGDRSQRDREEALNQFRSGKCPILVATAVAARGLDISNVKHVINFDLPSDIEEYVHRIGRTGRVGNLGLATSFFNDKNGNITKDLLDILVEAKQEVPSWLESLAYEHQHKSSNRGRSKRFSGGFGARDYRQTAAGGNAGAFVGRGGRNQAGHGGNRGFGGGGFGNFYNSDGYGGNYSHSQVDWWGN, via the exons ATGAGTCATGTGGCCGTCGAAAATGTCCACGGTCTAGAGCAGCAG CTCGCTGTCCTAGACTTGACCGCAGCAGACGGGCAGGGGGGAGGCACCAACCGTAAGCAGCCaacatgttttt GGCGATACATTCCTCCACATTTACGGAACAAAGACGCTTCCAAAAATG CAGGAAATGCCTTTGCTGCTGGTCGACAGGGTGGCTACACCATAGCACCTGCAGCCAACT ATGGCTGGGACGGGGGGCGCAACAACTTTGTTAACGGCTACCATGACAACCGCATGGGGGGCGGCAACACGTTCAACCGCGGCCCGCCTCGCATGGAACGGGGCCGAGGTGGCGTCGGAGGAGGTGGTTACCGCGGCAACAGGGGCGGAGCCTTCAACCCCATCAACCCAGCTCAGCCAATGGGCTTCGGTGGCTACGAAAATAAAG GCGGCTGGAACACTGCCAAAGACGCCTATAGCAGTTTTGGCAACAACCGAGGAAAGTCTGCGTTCTTCAATGACAGAGGCAATGCTAACAGAGGGAG gTTCGATCACGGTGGAtttggtggtggaggaggaggaggaaacagccGCTGGGTGGAGGAGTCTAGAGATGACGGAGACTGGTCCAAACCAACGCCACGTAACGAACGCCTTGAACA TGAGTTGTTCTCCGGTAGTAACACTGGGATTAACTTTGAGAAATACGATGACATTCCTGTTGAGGCCACAGGACAGAACTGCCCTCATCACATCGAGAGT TTCCAAGATGTAGACATGGGTGAGATTGTGATGGGTAACATTGCTCTGAGTCGCTACACCAGACCAACCCCGGTCCAGAAATATGCCATTCCTATTGTCAAGTCCAAGCGAGACCTCATGGCCTGTGCACAGACAG GTTCTGGGAAGACAGCAGCGTTCCTGCTGCCCATTCTCAGCCAGATCTACACTGAGGGACCAGGAGAAGCTCTTACTGCAGCTAAAGCCAATGGACAG GAGAATGGAAAGTATGGGCGTCGTAAGCAATACCCCATCTCCCTGGTACTGGCTCCGACCAGAGAACTGGCACTGCAGATATACGATGAAGCCAGGAag TTTTCCTACCGCTCCAGAGTGCGTCCCTGTGTTGTGTACGGAGGAGCGGACATCGGCCAGCAGATCAGAGATCTGGAGAGAggctgccacctgctggtggCCACACCTGGAAGACTGGTGGACATGATGGAGAGGGGCAAGATTGGACTGGACTACTGCAA CTATCTTGTCCTGGATGAGGCTGATCGTATGTTGGACATGGGCTTTGAACCACAGATAAGACGCATCGTTGAACAGGACACCATGCCTCCTAAAGGCATCCGACAGACCATGATGTTCAGCGCTACCTTTCCTAAAGAGATCCAG ATCCTGGCCAGGGATTTCCTGGATGAGTACATCTTCCTGGCGGTAGGCAGAGTTGGTTCCACCTCAGAGAACATCACTCAGAAAGTAGTGTGGGTGGAAGAGAGCGATAAGAGGTCTTTTCTCCTGGACCTGCTCAGCGCTACAG TCATCCCCAGCGAGGTACAGGACAATACTGGAGACAACATAGAGAAACCTG GTAAGGACTCGTTGACTCTGGTGTTTGTGGAGACCAAGAAAGGTGCTGACGCTTTGGAGGACTTTCTGTATCGGGAAGGCTACGCCTGCACCAGTATCCATGGTGACCGCtcccagagagacagagaggaggccCTAAACCAGTTCAGATCAGGAAAATGCCCCATTTTGGTGGCCACAGCG GTAGCAGCTCGGGGTCTGGACATCTCCAATGTGAAACATGTCATTAACTTTGACCTGCCAAGCGACATAGAGGAGTATGTCCACCGTATTGGACGTACAGGACGAGTAGGAAACCTTG GACTGGCCACATCGTTCTTCAATGACAAGAATGGGAACATTACTAAAGACCTGCTGGACATCCTGGTAGAGGCCAAACAGGAGGTTCCCTCATGGCTTGAGAGCCTGGCTTATGAACACCAGCACAAGAGCAGCAACAGAGGACGCTCTAAGAG GTTCTCTGGTGGTTTTGGAGCACGTGATTACCGCCAGACAGCTGCCGGAGGCAACGCTGGAGCGTTTGTAGGACGTGGAGGTCGTAACCAGGCAGGACATGGCGGAAACCGTGGCtttggaggag GTGGTTTCGGTAACTTCTACAACAGCGACGGCTATGGAGGCAACTACTCACACTCTCAAGTTGACTGGTGGGGCAACTAG
- the ddx3xb gene encoding DEAD-box helicase 3 X-linked b isoform X4, which translates to MSHVAVENVHGLEQQLAVLDLTAADGQGGGTNRRYIPPHLRNKDASKNAGNAFAAGRQGGYTIAPAANYGWDGGRNNFVNGYHDNRMGGGNTFNRGPPRMERGRGGVGGGGYRGNRGGAFNPINPAQPMGFGGYENKDAGGWNTAKDAYSSFGNNRGKSAFFNDRGNANRGRFDHGGFGGGGGGGNSRWVEESRDDGDWSKPTPRNERLEHELFSGSNTGINFEKYDDIPVEATGQNCPHHIESFQDVDMGEIVMGNIALSRYTRPTPVQKYAIPIVKSKRDLMACAQTGSGKTAAFLLPILSQIYTEGPGEALTAAKANGQENGKYGRRKQYPISLVLAPTRELALQIYDEARKFSYRSRVRPCVVYGGADIGQQIRDLERGCHLLVATPGRLVDMMERGKIGLDYCNYLVLDEADRMLDMGFEPQIRRIVEQDTMPPKGIRQTMMFSATFPKEIQILARDFLDEYIFLAVGRVGSTSENITQKVVWVEESDKRSFLLDLLSATVIPSEVQDNTGDNIEKPGKDSLTLVFVETKKGADALEDFLYREGYACTSIHGDRSQRDREEALNQFRSGKCPILVATAVAARGLDISNVKHVINFDLPSDIEEYVHRIGRTGRVGNLGLATSFFNDKNGNITKDLLDILVEAKQEVPSWLESLAYEHQHKSSNRGRSKRFSGGFGARDYRQTAAGGNAGAFVGRGGRNQAGHGGNRGFGGGGFGNFYNSDGYGGNYSHSQVDWWGN; encoded by the exons ATGAGTCATGTGGCCGTCGAAAATGTCCACGGTCTAGAGCAGCAG CTCGCTGTCCTAGACTTGACCGCAGCAGACGGGCAGGGGGGAGGCACCAACC GGCGATACATTCCTCCACATTTACGGAACAAAGACGCTTCCAAAAATG CAGGAAATGCCTTTGCTGCTGGTCGACAGGGTGGCTACACCATAGCACCTGCAGCCAACT ATGGCTGGGACGGGGGGCGCAACAACTTTGTTAACGGCTACCATGACAACCGCATGGGGGGCGGCAACACGTTCAACCGCGGCCCGCCTCGCATGGAACGGGGCCGAGGTGGCGTCGGAGGAGGTGGTTACCGCGGCAACAGGGGCGGAGCCTTCAACCCCATCAACCCAGCTCAGCCAATGGGCTTCGGTGGCTACGAAAATAAAG ACGCAGGCGGCTGGAACACTGCCAAAGACGCCTATAGCAGTTTTGGCAACAACCGAGGAAAGTCTGCGTTCTTCAATGACAGAGGCAATGCTAACAGAGGGAG gTTCGATCACGGTGGAtttggtggtggaggaggaggaggaaacagccGCTGGGTGGAGGAGTCTAGAGATGACGGAGACTGGTCCAAACCAACGCCACGTAACGAACGCCTTGAACA TGAGTTGTTCTCCGGTAGTAACACTGGGATTAACTTTGAGAAATACGATGACATTCCTGTTGAGGCCACAGGACAGAACTGCCCTCATCACATCGAGAGT TTCCAAGATGTAGACATGGGTGAGATTGTGATGGGTAACATTGCTCTGAGTCGCTACACCAGACCAACCCCGGTCCAGAAATATGCCATTCCTATTGTCAAGTCCAAGCGAGACCTCATGGCCTGTGCACAGACAG GTTCTGGGAAGACAGCAGCGTTCCTGCTGCCCATTCTCAGCCAGATCTACACTGAGGGACCAGGAGAAGCTCTTACTGCAGCTAAAGCCAATGGACAG GAGAATGGAAAGTATGGGCGTCGTAAGCAATACCCCATCTCCCTGGTACTGGCTCCGACCAGAGAACTGGCACTGCAGATATACGATGAAGCCAGGAag TTTTCCTACCGCTCCAGAGTGCGTCCCTGTGTTGTGTACGGAGGAGCGGACATCGGCCAGCAGATCAGAGATCTGGAGAGAggctgccacctgctggtggCCACACCTGGAAGACTGGTGGACATGATGGAGAGGGGCAAGATTGGACTGGACTACTGCAA CTATCTTGTCCTGGATGAGGCTGATCGTATGTTGGACATGGGCTTTGAACCACAGATAAGACGCATCGTTGAACAGGACACCATGCCTCCTAAAGGCATCCGACAGACCATGATGTTCAGCGCTACCTTTCCTAAAGAGATCCAG ATCCTGGCCAGGGATTTCCTGGATGAGTACATCTTCCTGGCGGTAGGCAGAGTTGGTTCCACCTCAGAGAACATCACTCAGAAAGTAGTGTGGGTGGAAGAGAGCGATAAGAGGTCTTTTCTCCTGGACCTGCTCAGCGCTACAG TCATCCCCAGCGAGGTACAGGACAATACTGGAGACAACATAGAGAAACCTG GTAAGGACTCGTTGACTCTGGTGTTTGTGGAGACCAAGAAAGGTGCTGACGCTTTGGAGGACTTTCTGTATCGGGAAGGCTACGCCTGCACCAGTATCCATGGTGACCGCtcccagagagacagagaggaggccCTAAACCAGTTCAGATCAGGAAAATGCCCCATTTTGGTGGCCACAGCG GTAGCAGCTCGGGGTCTGGACATCTCCAATGTGAAACATGTCATTAACTTTGACCTGCCAAGCGACATAGAGGAGTATGTCCACCGTATTGGACGTACAGGACGAGTAGGAAACCTTG GACTGGCCACATCGTTCTTCAATGACAAGAATGGGAACATTACTAAAGACCTGCTGGACATCCTGGTAGAGGCCAAACAGGAGGTTCCCTCATGGCTTGAGAGCCTGGCTTATGAACACCAGCACAAGAGCAGCAACAGAGGACGCTCTAAGAG GTTCTCTGGTGGTTTTGGAGCACGTGATTACCGCCAGACAGCTGCCGGAGGCAACGCTGGAGCGTTTGTAGGACGTGGAGGTCGTAACCAGGCAGGACATGGCGGAAACCGTGGCtttggaggag GTGGTTTCGGTAACTTCTACAACAGCGACGGCTATGGAGGCAACTACTCACACTCTCAAGTTGACTGGTGGGGCAACTAG
- the ddx3xb gene encoding DEAD-box helicase 3 X-linked b isoform X14, giving the protein MSHVAVENVHGLEQQLAVLDLTAADGQGGGTNRRYIPPHLRNKDASKNAGNAFAAGRQGGYTIAPAANYGWDGGRNNFVNGYHDNRMGGGNTFNRGPPRMERGRGGVGGGGYRGNRGGAFNPINPAQPMGFGGYENKDAGGWNTAKDAYSSFGNNRGKSAFFNDRGNANRGRFDHGGFGGGGGGGNSRWVEESRDDGDWSKPTPRNERLEHELFSGSNTGINFEKYDDIPVEATGQNCPHHIESFQDVDMGEIVMGNIALSRYTRPTPVQKYAIPIVKSKRDLMACAQTGSGKTAAFLLPILSQIYTEGPGEALTAAKANGQENGKYGRRKQYPISLVLAPTRELALQIYDEARKFSYRSRVRPCVVYGGADIGQQIRDLERGCHLLVATPGRLVDMMERGKIGLDYCNYLVLDEADRMLDMGFEPQIRRIVEQDTMPPKGIRQTMMFSATFPKEIQILARDFLDEYIFLAVGRVGSTSENITQKVVWVEESDKRSFLLDLLSATGKDSLTLVFVETKKGADALEDFLYREGYACTSIHGDRSQRDREEALNQFRSGKCPILVATAVAARGLDISNVKHVINFDLPSDIEEYVHRIGRTGRVGNLGLATSFFNDKNGNITKDLLDILVEAKQEVPSWLESLAYEHQHKSSNRGRSKRFSGGFGARDYRQTAAGGNAGAFVGRGGRNQAGHGGNRGFGGGGFGNFYNSDGYGGNYSHSQVDWWGN; this is encoded by the exons ATGAGTCATGTGGCCGTCGAAAATGTCCACGGTCTAGAGCAGCAG CTCGCTGTCCTAGACTTGACCGCAGCAGACGGGCAGGGGGGAGGCACCAACC GGCGATACATTCCTCCACATTTACGGAACAAAGACGCTTCCAAAAATG CAGGAAATGCCTTTGCTGCTGGTCGACAGGGTGGCTACACCATAGCACCTGCAGCCAACT ATGGCTGGGACGGGGGGCGCAACAACTTTGTTAACGGCTACCATGACAACCGCATGGGGGGCGGCAACACGTTCAACCGCGGCCCGCCTCGCATGGAACGGGGCCGAGGTGGCGTCGGAGGAGGTGGTTACCGCGGCAACAGGGGCGGAGCCTTCAACCCCATCAACCCAGCTCAGCCAATGGGCTTCGGTGGCTACGAAAATAAAG ACGCAGGCGGCTGGAACACTGCCAAAGACGCCTATAGCAGTTTTGGCAACAACCGAGGAAAGTCTGCGTTCTTCAATGACAGAGGCAATGCTAACAGAGGGAG gTTCGATCACGGTGGAtttggtggtggaggaggaggaggaaacagccGCTGGGTGGAGGAGTCTAGAGATGACGGAGACTGGTCCAAACCAACGCCACGTAACGAACGCCTTGAACA TGAGTTGTTCTCCGGTAGTAACACTGGGATTAACTTTGAGAAATACGATGACATTCCTGTTGAGGCCACAGGACAGAACTGCCCTCATCACATCGAGAGT TTCCAAGATGTAGACATGGGTGAGATTGTGATGGGTAACATTGCTCTGAGTCGCTACACCAGACCAACCCCGGTCCAGAAATATGCCATTCCTATTGTCAAGTCCAAGCGAGACCTCATGGCCTGTGCACAGACAG GTTCTGGGAAGACAGCAGCGTTCCTGCTGCCCATTCTCAGCCAGATCTACACTGAGGGACCAGGAGAAGCTCTTACTGCAGCTAAAGCCAATGGACAG GAGAATGGAAAGTATGGGCGTCGTAAGCAATACCCCATCTCCCTGGTACTGGCTCCGACCAGAGAACTGGCACTGCAGATATACGATGAAGCCAGGAag TTTTCCTACCGCTCCAGAGTGCGTCCCTGTGTTGTGTACGGAGGAGCGGACATCGGCCAGCAGATCAGAGATCTGGAGAGAggctgccacctgctggtggCCACACCTGGAAGACTGGTGGACATGATGGAGAGGGGCAAGATTGGACTGGACTACTGCAA CTATCTTGTCCTGGATGAGGCTGATCGTATGTTGGACATGGGCTTTGAACCACAGATAAGACGCATCGTTGAACAGGACACCATGCCTCCTAAAGGCATCCGACAGACCATGATGTTCAGCGCTACCTTTCCTAAAGAGATCCAG ATCCTGGCCAGGGATTTCCTGGATGAGTACATCTTCCTGGCGGTAGGCAGAGTTGGTTCCACCTCAGAGAACATCACTCAGAAAGTAGTGTGGGTGGAAGAGAGCGATAAGAGGTCTTTTCTCCTGGACCTGCTCAGCGCTACAG GTAAGGACTCGTTGACTCTGGTGTTTGTGGAGACCAAGAAAGGTGCTGACGCTTTGGAGGACTTTCTGTATCGGGAAGGCTACGCCTGCACCAGTATCCATGGTGACCGCtcccagagagacagagaggaggccCTAAACCAGTTCAGATCAGGAAAATGCCCCATTTTGGTGGCCACAGCG GTAGCAGCTCGGGGTCTGGACATCTCCAATGTGAAACATGTCATTAACTTTGACCTGCCAAGCGACATAGAGGAGTATGTCCACCGTATTGGACGTACAGGACGAGTAGGAAACCTTG GACTGGCCACATCGTTCTTCAATGACAAGAATGGGAACATTACTAAAGACCTGCTGGACATCCTGGTAGAGGCCAAACAGGAGGTTCCCTCATGGCTTGAGAGCCTGGCTTATGAACACCAGCACAAGAGCAGCAACAGAGGACGCTCTAAGAG GTTCTCTGGTGGTTTTGGAGCACGTGATTACCGCCAGACAGCTGCCGGAGGCAACGCTGGAGCGTTTGTAGGACGTGGAGGTCGTAACCAGGCAGGACATGGCGGAAACCGTGGCtttggaggag GTGGTTTCGGTAACTTCTACAACAGCGACGGCTATGGAGGCAACTACTCACACTCTCAAGTTGACTGGTGGGGCAACTAG